A genomic region of Thermodesulfobium narugense DSM 14796 contains the following coding sequences:
- a CDS encoding nuclear transport factor 2 family protein — protein MIDKLWWHIKRLLKILIAMFIVIFLPLYWFINQVGPKYYISSETPSFVVEKYLDGKRNDDFYEIYTNYPSIFKKELYGIAYSGWTKNIYQEVRYRVVDVKNFGNEAYVNVLVTLIGGDRKMTQYVLRKENGLWKIVYDRDLGFVEFSSKAN, from the coding sequence ATGATAGATAAATTATGGTGGCATATTAAAAGACTGTTAAAAATTTTAATAGCAATGTTTATAGTGATTTTTTTGCCTCTTTATTGGTTTATTAATCAGGTAGGACCAAAATATTATATAAGCTCTGAAACTCCAAGTTTTGTTGTTGAAAAATATCTTGATGGGAAGAGAAATGATGACTTTTATGAGATATATACTAATTACCCATCTATTTTTAAAAAGGAATTGTATGGTATTGCCTATAGTGGATGGACAAAAAACATATATCAAGAAGTAAGATATAGAGTAGTTGACGTTAAAAATTTTGGCAATGAGGCGTATGTTAATGTTCTTGTAACCTTGATAGGAGGAGATAGAAAGATGACGCAATATGTTTTAAGAAAAGAAAATGGTTTGTGGAAAATTGTTTATGATAGAGATTTAGGTTTTGTAGAATTTTCTTCTAAGGCTAATTGA
- a CDS encoding NTF2-like N-terminal transpeptidase domain-containing protein yields MKKLILFLLVVLSVILLFQSSSFAGPESNPSLEGTVIFTHGTATDALKDYFSDWMKGDYDKMYQYLLKGDKKIISKDTFVNEFKKAEAGGLRLESFKLSKAVFKTARGYAEINAKITFTENNQKFDIVKTITMYVEDNEWRLSSIPIYFPGSPGSMLPD; encoded by the coding sequence ATGAAAAAATTAATTTTATTTTTACTTGTTGTTTTGTCGGTTATTTTGCTTTTTCAAAGTAGTTCTTTTGCTGGGCCCGAATCAAATCCAAGCTTAGAAGGAACAGTAATTTTTACACATGGTACAGCTACAGATGCACTAAAAGATTACTTTTCTGACTGGATGAAGGGTGATTATGATAAAATGTATCAGTATCTTTTAAAAGGTGATAAGAAAATAATTTCTAAGGATACTTTTGTAAATGAGTTTAAAAAAGCTGAAGCTGGTGGCCTAAGGCTTGAATCTTTTAAACTGTCAAAAGCTGTTTTTAAAACAGCAAGAGGATATGCTGAAATTAATGCAAAGATTACTTTTACTGAGAACAATCAAAAATTTGATATAGTTAAGACTATAACAATGTATGTAGAAGATAATGAATGGAGACTTTCTTCAATCCCCATTTATTTTCCTGGGTCACCGGGCTCAATGTTGCCAGATTAA
- a CDS encoding DNA polymerase III subunit alpha, which translates to MSFVHLHVHSEYSLLDGASRLDDIILKAKNDNMQALALTDHGNMYGALKFYSLAKEHEIKPLIGCEMYITDDMTKQTRANGDLDTYLSHLILIAKDFEGYKNLVRLVSFGFLKGFYYKPRIDLKTLFEYKKGLIVSSACMYGRIPQLILSNKKDQAVELAKTFKEQFGDDFYLEIQDHGLPEEKKLIPVIINMSQDLNIPLIATNDSHYTNKEDAEFHDVLLCIQTKKTVQDENRMKFNTDSLYFKTSEEMKELFSYCKDAVENTLIVADKCSLELPIGKVTVPKFPCPEGKSEREYLNLLIEKGLNRRYKGNITKEIEERLKYELDIIQKTGYEGYFLIVSDYINYAKENGIQVGPGRGSAAGSLVAYVLGITDIDPLKYNLLFERFLNPERVNPPDIDVDFCIEKRAQVLNYLVKRYGQENVAQIGTFGTMNARAVVRDVGRTLGKPLSIVDKLAKLIPNKPGSQATLKEAEELQEVKQFLNSNPSLKELWEKSIKLEGLTRHSSVHAAGVVISPFPIYDLIPLQRPSEGDVPVTQWPMEDVEKSGFLKMDLLGLRNLTVIGKTLELIEKTRGIKVDIEDIPLDDPKVYELLERGETLGVFQLESSGMQQLLKEVKPDKFEDLIAILALYRPGPMNSGMVEQFIRRKHKKEPVVFIHKDVEPILSETYGVMIYQEQIMQLASILAGFSLGEADLLRRAMGKKKAEVMAAQKPKFVEGAINKGLISREQAEKIFDDMAKFAEYGFNKSHSASYALITYRTAWLKVYYTPEYMAALLSSVSSDTDKVAEYIKEAKKFGVEVLSPDVNESGENFTVIGNKIRFGLSAIKGVGKAAIDTILANRLSDGNFKNLRDFIYRTSSKSVNKKIYENLIKAGALDNLYKDRLNLLDQLDEVLALVKKSTKTDNEHSLFNEAFDEEELYIDNDIEIIPKKDFDPSLKLAFEKEVLGLYVSGHPLKPYKFLINSISNFNISSLNELDTEKVKICGIVFNKKQVFKKDGSFFFVLNIEDLTGSVECIYSKKDKAIIDEIMENDIVWIEGRLIKKDEGSRIIIDQIGKINRKIFHIKFYKKLCSEGALMKLKEELSILKGDIPLIIHFVDENAEKLCLADSNYFVNVESDIVERINKFRGVECWLEENR; encoded by the coding sequence ATGAGCTTTGTTCATCTTCACGTACACAGTGAATACAGTTTACTGGATGGCGCAAGTAGATTAGATGATATAATTCTCAAGGCAAAAAATGATAACATGCAAGCACTAGCGCTTACTGACCACGGAAATATGTATGGCGCCCTTAAGTTTTATTCTTTGGCAAAGGAACATGAAATAAAACCATTAATAGGTTGTGAGATGTATATTACTGATGATATGACCAAACAGACGAGAGCTAATGGCGATCTTGATACCTATTTATCTCATTTAATCCTTATTGCAAAAGATTTTGAAGGCTATAAAAATCTAGTTAGACTAGTTTCTTTTGGTTTTCTTAAAGGATTTTATTATAAACCAAGGATTGATTTAAAAACTTTATTTGAATACAAGAAAGGTCTAATAGTTTCAAGTGCTTGTATGTACGGAAGAATACCTCAACTAATTCTCTCTAATAAAAAGGATCAAGCAGTTGAACTTGCAAAAACCTTTAAAGAACAATTTGGTGATGACTTTTATCTTGAAATTCAGGATCATGGACTTCCTGAAGAGAAGAAGTTAATTCCAGTAATAATAAATATGTCTCAGGATTTGAATATTCCACTAATAGCTACTAATGATTCTCACTATACCAATAAAGAAGATGCTGAGTTTCATGACGTACTACTTTGCATTCAAACAAAAAAAACAGTTCAGGATGAAAATCGAATGAAATTCAATACTGATTCTCTTTATTTTAAAACTTCTGAAGAAATGAAAGAACTTTTTTCTTATTGCAAAGATGCTGTTGAGAATACTTTAATAGTTGCAGATAAATGTAGTTTAGAATTACCAATTGGCAAGGTAACAGTACCGAAGTTTCCTTGTCCTGAGGGCAAAAGTGAGAGAGAATATTTGAACCTATTAATTGAAAAAGGCTTAAATCGAAGATATAAGGGCAATATAACCAAAGAGATCGAAGAGCGTTTAAAATATGAACTTGATATTATACAAAAAACTGGTTATGAAGGTTATTTTCTAATAGTATCTGATTATATTAATTATGCAAAGGAGAATGGAATTCAAGTTGGTCCTGGTAGAGGCTCTGCTGCTGGGAGTCTGGTTGCATATGTTCTTGGGATAACTGACATTGATCCTTTGAAGTATAATTTGCTTTTTGAGAGATTCTTAAATCCAGAAAGGGTAAATCCACCCGATATTGATGTTGATTTTTGTATAGAGAAGAGAGCACAAGTTTTGAATTATTTGGTTAAAAGATATGGTCAAGAAAATGTAGCCCAAATTGGTACTTTTGGAACTATGAACGCAAGAGCAGTAGTTAGAGATGTTGGAAGAACATTAGGTAAGCCTCTTAGTATTGTTGACAAACTAGCAAAATTAATTCCAAACAAGCCTGGTTCTCAAGCAACTTTGAAAGAAGCAGAAGAACTGCAAGAAGTAAAGCAGTTCTTAAATTCTAACCCCTCTCTAAAAGAGCTTTGGGAAAAAAGCATAAAGTTAGAAGGATTGACACGCCATAGCTCTGTTCATGCTGCTGGTGTGGTGATATCGCCTTTTCCTATTTATGATTTAATACCTTTACAAAGACCATCTGAAGGTGATGTTCCGGTAACACAATGGCCCATGGAAGATGTAGAAAAATCAGGATTTTTAAAGATGGATTTGTTGGGGCTAAGAAACTTAACGGTAATTGGGAAAACTTTGGAATTAATTGAAAAGACTAGAGGTATAAAGGTTGATATAGAAGATATTCCTCTTGATGATCCGAAAGTTTATGAGCTCTTAGAAAGAGGAGAGACTCTTGGAGTTTTTCAGCTAGAGAGTTCCGGAATGCAACAACTTTTAAAAGAAGTTAAGCCTGACAAATTTGAAGATTTAATAGCAATACTTGCTCTTTACAGACCTGGTCCTATGAATTCTGGAATGGTAGAACAATTTATTAGACGAAAGCACAAAAAGGAACCTGTAGTATTTATTCATAAAGATGTTGAGCCAATTCTTTCTGAAACGTATGGCGTTATGATTTATCAAGAGCAAATAATGCAGCTTGCAAGCATATTGGCAGGGTTTTCTCTAGGAGAAGCGGATCTTTTAAGAAGGGCAATGGGCAAAAAAAAGGCAGAAGTGATGGCGGCCCAAAAACCTAAGTTTGTGGAAGGGGCTATAAACAAAGGCTTAATTTCAAGGGAACAAGCTGAAAAAATATTTGATGATATGGCAAAGTTTGCAGAGTATGGTTTTAATAAATCTCATAGTGCTTCTTATGCTCTTATTACATATAGAACTGCTTGGTTAAAGGTTTATTATACTCCTGAATATATGGCTGCTTTGCTTTCTTCTGTGTCTTCTGATACTGATAAAGTTGCTGAGTATATTAAAGAAGCAAAAAAATTTGGCGTGGAGGTTTTATCTCCTGATGTAAACGAAAGTGGAGAAAACTTTACTGTAATAGGAAACAAAATTAGATTTGGTCTTTCTGCAATTAAAGGAGTTGGTAAGGCTGCAATTGATACTATATTAGCAAACAGACTCTCTGATGGCAATTTTAAAAATTTGAGAGATTTTATTTATAGAACTAGTTCAAAGTCTGTAAATAAAAAGATTTATGAAAATTTAATAAAAGCTGGAGCACTCGATAATCTGTATAAAGATAGGCTAAATCTTTTAGATCAGTTGGATGAAGTTTTGGCTTTGGTAAAAAAGAGTACCAAAACAGACAATGAACATAGTTTATTTAATGAAGCCTTTGACGAGGAAGAGCTTTATATTGACAATGACATTGAAATTATTCCCAAAAAAGACTTTGATCCAAGTTTAAAACTTGCATTTGAAAAGGAAGTTCTTGGATTGTATGTCAGTGGGCATCCACTTAAACCTTATAAATTTTTGATTAATAGTATTTCAAATTTTAATATTTCTTCTCTAAACGAGCTCGATACTGAAAAGGTAAAAATTTGTGGAATAGTTTTCAATAAGAAGCAAGTCTTTAAAAAGGATGGCTCCTTTTTCTTTGTTTTAAACATTGAGGATTTAACTGGAAGCGTAGAGTGCATCTATTCTAAAAAAGACAAGGCTATTATTGATGAAATAATGGAAAATGATATTGTTTGGATTGAGGGAAGACTTATAAAAAAGGATGAGGGATCAAGAATAATTATTGATCAAATAGGAAAAATTAACAGAAAGATATTTCATATTAAATTTTATAAGAAGCTTTGTTCAGAAGGTGCACTTATGAAATTAAAAGAAGAACTTTCGATTTTAAAAGGCGATATACCATTAATTATTCACTTTGTTGACGAAAACGCAGAAAAGCTTTGTTTGG
- the amrA gene encoding AmmeMemoRadiSam system protein A, producing MHPYVQLAKEAVELWIKEHKKPDKNNKKSPLFERKGACFCTIYKNKELRGCIGTIFPLHDSLYEEIIENAISAATRDPRFEPVRVEELDLLEYKVDVLSEIFPVKDLGKLNPKVNGIIIKQGSKQALLLPDLEGVDTVEDQIRIVKMKAGIFNDLPCDYFTFTVERFS from the coding sequence ATGCACCCTTATGTTCAACTTGCTAAAGAGGCGGTAGAGCTTTGGATAAAAGAACACAAAAAACCAGATAAAAATAACAAAAAATCTCCATTGTTTGAAAGAAAAGGCGCATGCTTTTGCACGATATATAAAAACAAAGAGCTTAGAGGGTGTATTGGTACTATATTCCCATTGCATGATTCTTTATATGAAGAAATAATAGAAAATGCAATAAGCGCAGCGACTAGAGATCCAAGATTTGAGCCCGTTAGGGTCGAGGAGTTGGACTTATTAGAATATAAAGTAGATGTTTTGTCTGAAATTTTTCCTGTTAAAGATTTAGGAAAATTAAACCCAAAAGTAAATGGAATTATAATAAAACAAGGTTCTAAGCAAGCCTTGCTACTCCCCGATTTAGAAGGCGTTGATACTGTAGAGGATCAAATTAGAATAGTTAAAATGAAAGCAGGCATATTTAATGATTTGCCATGTGATTATTTTACTTTTACTGTTGAAAGATTCTCTTGA
- the pheS gene encoding phenylalanine--tRNA ligase subunit alpha, with product MSLESLKNKAMEEIEKASSSQEVLEIYSRYLGRKGLINELFNKMKDLTPEEKRKMGMQLNSIKTFINEIRDKKLKIIKEREIYNNLSKVKIDNSLPGDCKNVGTLHPLTKVIDKIISIFVGIGYSIFEGPEIESDYYNFEALNIPKDHPAREMQDSFYLSNDFLLRTHTSPVQIRAMQSLKPPIRIIAPGKTYRRDAKDSRHSPVFHQVEGLAIGKRISFANLKGTLEYFAKSFFGEKCEIQFRPSYFPFTEPSAEVDIKCIFCEGKGCAICSHTGWLEVLGAGMVHPNVLRNVGYNPEEWQGFAFGMGPERLAMLKYSINDIRMFYDNDVRFIHSFIGN from the coding sequence TTGTCTTTGGAGTCTTTAAAAAATAAGGCTATGGAAGAGATAGAAAAGGCTTCATCCAGTCAAGAAGTATTGGAAATATACTCAAGATATCTTGGTAGAAAAGGTTTGATTAATGAACTTTTTAACAAAATGAAAGATTTAACTCCAGAGGAAAAAAGAAAAATGGGAATGCAGCTTAATAGTATAAAAACCTTCATAAATGAGATACGAGACAAAAAATTAAAAATAATTAAAGAACGTGAAATATACAATAATTTGTCAAAAGTAAAAATTGATAATTCTTTACCTGGTGATTGCAAAAATGTTGGCACTTTACATCCATTAACAAAGGTAATTGATAAAATTATAAGCATATTTGTTGGCATCGGATATTCGATATTTGAAGGGCCTGAAATAGAAAGCGATTATTATAACTTTGAGGCATTAAATATACCCAAAGACCATCCTGCAAGAGAGATGCAAGACTCATTTTATCTATCAAATGATTTTCTACTTAGAACTCATACCTCTCCTGTTCAAATTAGGGCAATGCAATCATTAAAACCGCCAATTAGAATAATTGCACCTGGTAAAACTTACAGAAGAGATGCAAAGGATTCAAGACATTCTCCAGTATTTCATCAAGTTGAAGGTCTAGCAATCGGAAAGAGAATTTCATTTGCTAATCTAAAAGGAACATTAGAATATTTTGCTAAATCTTTCTTTGGTGAAAAATGCGAAATCCAGTTTAGGCCTAGTTATTTCCCATTTACAGAACCAAGTGCAGAGGTTGATATAAAGTGTATTTTTTGTGAAGGAAAAGGTTGTGCTATCTGTAGCCACACTGGATGGTTAGAAGTGTTAGGCGCTGGAATGGTTCATCCAAATGTTTTAAGAAATGTAGGTTATAATCCTGAAGAATGGCAGGGTTTTGCTTTTGGGATGGGGCCTGAAAGGTTAGCAATGCTTAAATATTCTATAAACGATATAAGAATGTTCTATGATAACGATGTAAGATTCATTCATTCTTTCATTGGAAATTAG
- a CDS encoding PHP domain-containing protein, whose protein sequence is MEKLKYKSNQRAADVARRLKDIIDFHQLIKINDVSNFYRAYDIVLKWNKESYTIVFGEENNLLPTNMKLKLRKMFAGLKIDEEVELNKINNFNKAFFKFCGSTLEEEILAKYSVFGPISFYKAFHSYKKFREILNYYLDESNFYDFYLFYFKSSKKPIGRAIRCYEKLRAIYPLLEPVGSLLRFDEMIYPVELLFKENSNFESSNLGSFKYLYKTNVYMLLYDKESQLEVKIYLPGENFIIQKWFLTGTLRHNEILTDLAKQKFESFKIFKNNFFINNNKITINCERDVYKKLGFNYVYPELRCGGRELFKNREELNIVNFNDIKSDLHVHTNYSDGTHSIEELVDFYMSKGFQYIVLTDHSVSLSQGRGLDIDTLIEKNELIDKLNKQVEKFKIFKGAEVDILEDGSLDYPDWVLENLDFVIASVHQNYDLDEDAMTFRFEKAIKNPYVHMIGHISGRLVGFLPIYNVDLQRLLRLASEYSTIIEINGNPARLDLDCASIKTYKNKFKNLYAVNTDLHNFRQYDIRFYCSVMTARKSYLKSCDIVNSLNLNEFESLIRDIRIRKLRKNNLLV, encoded by the coding sequence ATGGAAAAGTTAAAATACAAGAGCAACCAGAGAGCTGCGGATGTAGCCAGAAGATTAAAGGATATAATTGATTTTCATCAACTAATTAAAATTAACGATGTTTCTAATTTTTATAGAGCATACGATATTGTTCTAAAGTGGAACAAAGAATCTTATACTATAGTTTTTGGAGAAGAAAATAACTTACTTCCAACTAATATGAAATTAAAATTAAGAAAAATGTTTGCTGGTTTGAAAATAGATGAGGAAGTGGAATTAAATAAGATTAATAATTTTAATAAAGCTTTTTTTAAGTTTTGTGGTAGCACTTTAGAGGAAGAAATTTTAGCTAAATATAGCGTATTTGGTCCAATATCTTTTTATAAAGCTTTTCATTCTTATAAAAAGTTTAGGGAAATTTTAAATTATTATTTAGATGAATCAAATTTTTATGATTTTTATCTTTTTTATTTCAAAAGTTCCAAAAAACCTATAGGGAGAGCTATTAGATGTTATGAAAAATTGAGGGCAATTTATCCCTTATTAGAACCTGTTGGTTCGCTTTTAAGATTTGATGAAATGATTTATCCAGTAGAACTGCTTTTTAAAGAGAATTCTAATTTTGAATCTTCTAATTTAGGAAGCTTTAAATATCTTTACAAAACAAATGTTTATATGCTGCTTTATGATAAAGAAAGCCAGCTAGAAGTAAAGATATATTTGCCAGGCGAAAACTTTATAATTCAAAAATGGTTTTTAACTGGAACACTAAGACATAATGAAATATTAACTGATCTTGCAAAACAAAAATTTGAATCCTTTAAAATTTTTAAAAATAATTTCTTTATAAATAATAATAAGATAACAATTAATTGTGAAAGGGATGTGTATAAAAAGTTAGGTTTTAATTATGTTTATCCAGAACTTAGATGTGGTGGACGTGAGTTGTTCAAAAATAGAGAAGAGTTAAATATTGTGAATTTTAATGATATCAAGTCTGATTTACATGTCCATACAAATTATAGTGATGGAACTCATTCCATTGAAGAATTAGTGGATTTTTATATGTCTAAAGGTTTTCAATATATAGTTCTGACTGATCACTCTGTTTCTCTTTCGCAGGGAAGAGGATTAGACATTGATACTTTGATTGAGAAAAATGAGCTTATAGATAAATTAAACAAGCAGGTAGAAAAATTTAAGATATTTAAAGGAGCTGAAGTTGATATATTAGAGGATGGATCTTTAGATTATCCCGATTGGGTTTTAGAAAATCTAGATTTTGTGATTGCATCAGTGCATCAAAATTATGATTTAGATGAAGACGCTATGACCTTTAGGTTTGAAAAGGCCATAAAAAACCCTTATGTTCATATGATTGGACATATAAGTGGAAGGCTTGTGGGTTTTTTACCCATTTATAACGTCGACCTACAGAGGTTACTAAGGCTTGCTTCTGAATATAGTACTATAATTGAAATCAATGGGAATCCAGCTCGGTTGGATTTGGATTGTGCTTCGATTAAAACTTATAAAAATAAGTTTAAGAACTTGTATGCCGTAAACACTGATCTACATAATTTTAGACAATATGATATAAGATTTTATTGTTCGGTGATGACCGCAAGGAAGTCTTATTTAAAAAGTTGTGATATCGTGAATTCTCTTAATTTGAATGAATTCGAAAGTTTGATAAGAGATATTAGAATCAGAAAGCTTAGAAAAAACAATCTTTTAGTTTGA
- the pheT gene encoding phenylalanine--tRNA ligase subunit beta has product MKVSLSWLSEILEESLDEYTVSNILQSSGIEVEQIDEVKTDFNKVVIGRIINHEKHPDADRLFVVDVDLGGEIKRIVTAATNLSVGDIVPVALHGSRLSTGTIIKKTKLRGILSEGMFCSPNELGFGKDHSGIMILNDEKFQIGSDLASVLGEKDYVFDLSIPANRPDLMSVVGVAREIGAKLRLKVKINDFECKDSNDFSPIKVRIDFPEGCLVYLGQWIEGVKVKPSSPFIAERLKKVGIRPINNVVDCTNYVMYLFGHPLHAFDMGKINNRIIVRRAFDNECLVLLDGSEVILNENDIVIADESGSIGLAGIMGAGNSEISNATTDVFLEAAIFNHVNIRRTSRRLGIRTEASIRFEKGLYWKDVSEIISFASKMIASVSDGILHKKIEIDGKVPESSKDIYLVPEKVNSILGTTFSKTDIQESLQNLGFKVECKDSSFRVSSPTYRLDIKEAEDLVEEVARFQGFDKIPSTLPGEPMPGFLPKKIELINKIKSYFANNGFTESISDSLISMEDVLKTNIISTDDIDKATFIENRVIKVLSPLSEEHSVLRTSMLEPLTMLLKRHLNRQIYDISFFEVGKVFKKINNSFLEENLLGLIATGKRQLDPWRLPVEDKNWSFYSFKGVFENFFRSFGIVDWEISSDVDYIFHPSISCAFVINDKKVLEIGEVNPRILHNWEINQTFFYAQLFVDEFLDLLEFKNVKHVFSVFPAATRDISMLVSKETFYSKIRNEIKMLECPILENISILDVYQGKGIPEDMKSITLSLRFRSEEKTLSNEEITEWVEKIIKKLKDNLGIQIRSEVN; this is encoded by the coding sequence TTGAAAGTTTCCCTGTCATGGTTAAGTGAAATTCTTGAAGAATCTCTTGATGAATATACTGTTTCAAATATATTGCAAAGCTCAGGGATAGAAGTTGAACAAATAGACGAGGTAAAAACTGATTTTAACAAGGTAGTAATTGGAAGGATTATTAATCACGAAAAACATCCTGATGCAGATAGGCTTTTTGTTGTTGATGTGGATCTTGGAGGAGAAATAAAAAGAATTGTAACAGCTGCAACAAATTTAAGCGTTGGTGATATTGTGCCTGTTGCTCTTCATGGTTCAAGGTTATCAACCGGTACTATAATAAAGAAAACAAAGCTTAGGGGAATTTTGTCAGAGGGGATGTTTTGCTCTCCAAATGAATTAGGTTTTGGAAAAGATCACTCTGGTATTATGATTTTAAATGATGAAAAATTTCAAATAGGTTCGGATCTTGCGTCTGTCTTAGGTGAAAAAGATTATGTATTTGATCTTTCGATTCCTGCAAATAGACCTGATTTGATGAGCGTTGTTGGCGTTGCAAGGGAAATTGGTGCTAAATTAAGATTAAAAGTTAAAATTAATGATTTTGAGTGTAAAGATTCAAACGATTTTTCTCCTATTAAGGTTAGGATTGACTTTCCAGAAGGTTGTTTAGTTTACTTGGGGCAGTGGATCGAAGGTGTAAAGGTTAAACCCTCTTCGCCATTTATAGCTGAAAGGTTAAAAAAAGTTGGCATAAGACCAATTAATAATGTTGTAGATTGCACAAACTATGTAATGTATCTTTTTGGACATCCTTTGCACGCATTTGATATGGGTAAAATTAACAATAGAATTATTGTAAGACGTGCATTTGATAATGAATGCCTGGTATTACTGGATGGGTCTGAAGTTATATTAAATGAGAATGATATAGTAATTGCAGATGAATCAGGTTCTATAGGTCTTGCTGGGATAATGGGAGCTGGTAACTCAGAAATATCAAACGCAACAACTGATGTCTTTCTTGAAGCAGCTATTTTTAACCATGTAAATATTCGAAGGACGTCAAGAAGATTAGGTATTAGAACTGAAGCCTCTATAAGGTTTGAAAAAGGTTTATACTGGAAAGATGTATCTGAAATAATATCCTTTGCTTCTAAAATGATAGCATCGGTTTCAGACGGTATTTTGCACAAAAAAATAGAAATTGATGGAAAAGTGCCTGAAAGCTCAAAAGATATTTATTTAGTTCCTGAGAAAGTTAATAGTATATTGGGAACAACTTTTTCTAAGACTGATATTCAAGAATCTCTTCAAAACTTAGGGTTTAAAGTAGAATGTAAAGATAGCTCGTTTAGAGTGAGTAGTCCTACTTATAGATTGGATATCAAAGAGGCTGAAGATTTAGTTGAAGAAGTGGCAAGATTTCAGGGATTTGATAAAATTCCCTCTACTTTGCCAGGTGAACCTATGCCTGGTTTTTTGCCCAAAAAGATTGAACTTATTAATAAAATTAAAAGCTATTTTGCAAATAACGGTTTTACAGAATCAATTAGCGACAGCTTAATATCGATGGAAGATGTCCTAAAGACGAATATAATTTCAACAGATGACATAGATAAAGCAACTTTTATTGAGAATAGAGTTATAAAAGTTTTATCTCCTCTTTCTGAAGAGCATAGCGTTTTGAGGACTTCGATGTTAGAGCCTTTAACAATGCTTTTAAAAAGACATTTGAATAGACAAATTTACGATATTTCCTTTTTTGAAGTAGGTAAAGTGTTTAAAAAAATAAACAATTCTTTTTTGGAAGAAAATCTGTTAGGTTTGATTGCTACAGGCAAAAGACAGTTAGATCCTTGGAGATTGCCCGTTGAAGATAAGAATTGGTCATTTTATTCATTTAAAGGAGTTTTTGAGAATTTCTTTAGATCTTTTGGAATAGTAGATTGGGAAATTTCTTCTGATGTAGACTACATATTCCATCCATCTATTTCATGTGCATTTGTAATTAATGACAAGAAAGTATTAGAGATAGGCGAAGTCAATCCAAGAATTTTACATAATTGGGAAATAAATCAAACATTTTTTTATGCGCAGCTATTTGTTGATGAGTTTCTTGATCTGTTAGAATTTAAAAATGTTAAACACGTTTTTTCAGTCTTTCCAGCAGCAACTAGGGATATTTCGATGCTTGTATCAAAAGAAACATTTTATTCTAAAATTAGAAATGAAATTAAAATGCTAGAATGTCCAATACTTGAAAACATAAGTATTTTAGACGTTTATCAAGGAAAGGGTATACCTGAAGACATGAAAAGTATAACTTTAAGTTTAAGGTTTAGAAGTGAGGAAAAGACTTTATCTAATGAAGAAATAACTGAATGGGTAGAAAAAATAATAAAAAAATTAAAAGATAACTTGGGCATTCAGATTAGAAGCGAAGTTAATTAA